From one Dermacentor silvarum isolate Dsil-2018 chromosome 3, BIME_Dsil_1.4, whole genome shotgun sequence genomic stretch:
- the LOC119444183 gene encoding solute carrier family 13 member 4, translated as MMRRKEAAAAGVQGEGEHHREVSKHSTTFGFMKLAIGYMTPFFLLPMVFVFGTQPIKCIYIMTVMIMLWIFEPVPYQITSFFPLIMGPMLNLTTTRYLAKYYFNEPIASSIAGLTVALIAQNCGLNRRLSYNLILIVGPRVKWLMLSFMGMVFFLSMFISNVAVTSMMMTVVDTLIYEISQSKLRKRVNELLRKRENQGEEPDYEEVVHIESVKSKQLRKTFLLSIGYSATLGGFSFITGNRINNDMSHRINRDARDTLMTPTTWALYCFPVGMISMLMGWVFLYTVYLKEYEQQSRLDIREVKEVVRDKLQNMPRTHAEVLSTFLFCLCLFLWATKRPVIIPGWSDMLGLEESYVTDSSVGFLIALIAFMIPVRSFNFSLEHRLMEWKFIQKNMPWAIIFIIGGGSTLTEVIRSSSLFSDAVNAASTAKLHPVANLVVAVFMSSIISEFTNAEMTIHQILDIAERKQRESRTNALYYMLPMGLANNFAFILPSSEAWNAIVFEIGGLSVIDMIIPGLFMKAVSLVLSMLSFFTTGVVLFQINEHADNMSSFNVAPIHSSRLRVPVAAPYRGMHKWPF; from the exons ATGATGCGCCGCAAGGAGGCAGCGGCGGCCGGTGTCCAGGGTGAGGGCGAACACCACCGTGAAGTGAGCAAGCACAGCACCACGTTTGGCTTCATGAAGCTCGCCATCGGATACATGACGCCCTTCTTCCTGCTGCCCATGGTCTTCGTGTTCGGCACCCAG CCCATCAAGTGCATCTACATCATGACGGTGATGATCATGCTGTGGATCTTCGAGCCGGTACCGTACCAGATCACCTCGTTCTTCCCGCTCATCATGGGGCCGATGCTGAACCTGACCACCACCAGATACCTGGCCAAGTACTACTTCAAC GAGCCGATCGCCAGCTCTATAGCCGGCCTGACGGTGGCGCTGATCGCACAAAACTGCGGCCTCAACCGGCGCCTGTCGTACAACCTGATCCTGATCGTGGGGCCGCGCGTCAAGTGGCTCATGCTGTCCTTCATGGGCATGGTGTTCTTCCTGTCCATGTTCATCAGCAACGTGGCCGTGACGAGCATGATGATGACCGTGGTGGACACGCTCATCTACGAGATCTCGCAGAGCAAGCTGCGCAAGCGCGTCAACGAGCTGCTCCGGAAAAGGGAGAACCAGGGAGAAG aGCCTGACTACGAAGAGGTCGTCCACATCGAATCTGT AAAGAGTAAGCAGCTGCGCAAGACTTTTCTGCTCAGCATCGGCTACTCGGCGACGCTCGGAGGCTTCTCGTTCATCACGGGCAACCGCATCAACAACGACATGTCCCATCGAATCAACAG GGATGCACGAGACACACTGATGACACCGACTACGTGGGCGCTCTACTGCTTTCCCGTGGGCATGATCTCCATGCTCATGGGATGGGTGTTCCTGTACACCGTTTACCTCAAGGAGTA TGAGCAACAGTCGCGACTCGACATCAGGGAAGTCAAAGAAGTCGTCCGGGACAAACTTCAAAACATGCCTCGGAC gcaCGCCGAAGTGCTGTCGACGTTCCTCTTCTGCCTGTGCCTCTTTCTTTGGGCGACCAAGAGACCCGTAATCATTCCTGGATGGTCCGACATGCTTGGACTAGAAGA AAGCTACGTGACTGACTCATCGGTGGGGTTCCTGATCGCCTTAATCGCGTTCATGATTCCCGTGAGGAGTTTCAACTTCTCGCTCGAGCACCGTCTGATGGAGTGGAAGTTCATCCAGAAGAACATGCCTTGGGCAATCATTTTCATCATAGGCGGCGGATCTACGCTCACCGAGGTCATCCGG AGCAGCTCGTTGTTCAGCGACGCCGTGAATGCCGCAAGCACGGCGAAGCTCCACCCGGTGGCCAACCTCGTCGTGGCCGTGTTCATGAGCTCCATCATCAGCGAGTTCACCAACGCGGAGATGACGATCCACCAGATACTGGACATCGCCGAGAGAAAG CAAAGAGAAAGCCGGACCAACGCGTTGTACTATATGCTACCCATGGGCCTCGCCAACAACTTCGCGTTCATCTTGCCCTCGTCAGAGGCATGGAACGCCATCGTCTTCGAGATCGGCGGTCTCTCCGTCATTGATATG ATCATCCCGGGCCTTTTCATGAAGGCCGTGTCTCTGGTGCTCAGCATGCTGTCGTTCTTCACGACGGGCGTGGTGCTGTTCCAGATCAACGAGCACGCCGACAACATGTCCTCCTTCAACGTGGCgccgattcacagcagccgcctcaGGGTGCCCGTGGCTGCCCCTTACCGAGGGATGCACAAGTGGCCCTTCTGA